In the Nicotiana tabacum cultivar K326 chromosome 16, ASM71507v2, whole genome shotgun sequence genome, one interval contains:
- the LOC107807794 gene encoding transcription factor bHLH93-like, translating to MEYYNDNGFLEELLSLRNDSWDTTTTLVPMEMTDFYHNVYNFESLNSVDIPLPCASTTITTTTTSNSFEDYSYDLPFDQSLINSSFYSPFGDELSPLELTDNTSSFPNSHEDFSSILEDEVGNCSLEMGNNVPCKLEQIQVSEAAAAAAPCFNIGLRPERKTKSKKLEGQPSKNLMAERRRRKRLNDRLSMLRSVVPKISKMDRTSILGDTIDYMKELLERINNLQEEMELGSNQLSLLSIFKDVKPNEMLVRNSPKFDVERRCVDTKVEICCAGKPGLLLSTVTTLEALGLDIQQCVISSFSDFAMQASCSEEMEQKGLVNSEDIKQALFRNAGYGGRCL from the exons ATGGAGTATTACAATGACAATGGCTTTTTAGAAGAACTATTATCTCTAAGAAATGACTCATGGGATACTACTACAACACTAGTTCCTATGGAAATGACAGATTTTTACCACAATGTCTACAACTTTGAATCTTTAAACTCTGTTGATATTCCACTTCCTTGTGCTTctactactattactactactactacctcTAATTCCTTTGAAGACTACTCATATGATTTGCCATTTGACCAAAGTCTAATAAATTCTTCATTTTATAGCCCATTTGGTGATGAATTGTCTCCTCTTGAGCTCACTGATAATACATCCTCATTCCCTAATTCCCATGAAGATTTTTCCTCAATCTTGGAAGATGAAGTTGGGAACTGTAGTTTGGAAATGGGGAATAATGTTCCTTGTAAATTGGAGCAAATTCAAGTATctgaagcagcagcagcagcagctccCTGTTTCAATATTGGTTTGCGTCCAGAAAGAAAGACAAAATCCAAGAAATTAGAGGGGCAACCTTCTAAGAATTTAATGGCTGAGAGAAGGAGAAGGAAAAGACTCAATGACAGACTCTCTATGCTTAGATCAGTAGTTCCCAAGATTAGTAAG ATGGACAGAACCTCAATTCTTGGAGACACAATAGACTATATGAAGGAACTACTAGAGAGAATCAACAATTTGCAAGAAGAAATGGAACTTGGATCAAATCAACTAAGCTTGTTGAGCATTTTCAAAGATGTAAAACCCAATGAAATGCTAGTCAGAAATTCACCTAAG TTTGATGTGGAAAGAAGATGTGTTGATACAAAAGTGGAGATTTGTTGTGCAGGGAAGCCAggtcttttattatcaacagtgacCACACTAGAGGCCTTAGGCCTAGATATTCAACAGTGTGTAATCAGCTCCTTTAGTGATTTTGCAATGCAAGCTTCTTGTTCTGAG GAAATGGAGCAGAAAGGACTTGTGAATTCAGAAGACATAAAGCAAGCATTATTCAGAAATGCTGGATATGGAGGAAGGTGTCTCTAG